The genomic stretch AATCTCATGGTCCGAAAGATGTTCATCTGGATACAGTTTATTGAGGCGGATAAAATCTTTAAAACCCGAGGAGGCAATCACGCAGGTTTGGGGGATTTTGATACTGTTCGTCCTGAAAAGTGGGTGCCGATAGCGGATCTTATGCAACTCTGAAGCCATAAAGGCTACCCCCCGAGCCTTTCCGCCCACGGAGCCTTGGCCGATACGGGTAAATTCCGTGACCTCGGGATCATAGTCACGGGTGGAAAAACGGGTCATTACTCCCTGCTGCCTGGATTCCCGGAGAGCATGTACCTTTGCCACAAGATCTTTCCGCAGAACAGAGCAGTCATCTATGTCGCCGACCTGGTCTTTATGGAGGCGGGCTGCAAGCGAGACCTCGGTCCGGGCCATGACCCAGTTGGAGAAATGATTGCAGCGGGCATGGTAGAGCAGGGATTCTTCCGGCACGGTTCCCAGCCGTTGCTCAAACTCATAGAGGGTGGATGCCCTGCTGACCTCCATTCCTTCTGGGGTGCGAAAGATGAAATCCCCGAAACCGAGATGGTGGATGAAAAATTCATGCAGTTTCTCAGCCATGCAATGGTTTGTTTTTTGGATAAAGACAGCCGGGATTTGATGCGCTAATTTTCTATTGTCCGCCTCAGAACTGAGCATAAGCAGAGGCAGGTCTGGTACCTGTGACCGGATCTCGTTGAGCAATTCGTAGCCAGCTGATGCTGATTCTTCGCCGTTTTTCGGAAAACGACCATCGGACATAACAGAGAATATATAGGGACGGTAGCGCCTGAAAAGAGCGAGCGCCTCTTCATAGCTTGCAGCGGTCAGGATTTTGGGTCGAGCCCGCATCTTGAGTAGCCGATGTTGTTCGTTCAGTCCCTCGTCCAGCACAGCCAGTGTCTGTTGAACCAGTTCTTCGTAGAGCATGGGGAGAAGGATAGAACGATGAAGCGGGGAGTCTTCCACCAGCAGGATCACCCGAACCATGGCTTTTTCCGTGTCATGGTCCACATTGCGCTGATCCTCAGCGTTTTTGACAAGGGCCAGCATAATAGAGGAATCGCAGCACCAGGTATAGCTGTTATCAAAACAGGGCTTTTGGGGAAAAGCTGTCTGATTGATAGCATCCCGGACCGAATGGGTGAGCAGGATAACCGGAATATCCGAGTGTCGTTCTCTAATTTTTACGGCAAATTCACAGCCAGCCATGCCGTTGAGATGGGCCATGGTAACCACCAGATCGAAATGGTGTTTTTTGAGGAGTTCCAATGCCTGCTCTGCATTATCCGCACGCGTGATGCGTGGTGGACGAGAAAGATTCAAGCCATGATACTCATTGATGATCCGTGAGGCCATAGAGCCGTCTTCTTCCAGGATATAGGCATCATAGGGGCTGGAGACCAAGAGAATTTCCTGGACCCTGAAGCTCATCAGCTCATGGAAAATTTTAAAATGAGGATCGTGCTCTTTGTTTTTCATCGTTCCATCTACTCATGAAATGGAGGTACGTTGGGAGTGCTGTTTAGGGACTGGATGATATGGCTGCCTTCGAGAAATTTTTTTGTATTTTTCCTGAAGTATATTGTTTGAACAATAGCAGGAAAATTCCATGAAGAAAACCTCCACATTTTTCAATCAGTAGAGTGGGCACAAGCAAAAACTTGCTTTTTTCCGTGCAACATGTTAATTGTTTTGAAAAAATATTTATTCCAGGCAAAGACATTATGTGTAACGATCCACAGCATATCCTCCTGTTGGAACCGTATTATGGAGGGTCTCACAAGGCCTTCCTGATTGGATTACAGCAGCAGCTTGATTACCGTTTCACGCTGCTTTCCCTTCCTGCGCGAAAATGGAAGATGCGGATGCAGTTGGCTGCACCGTGGTTTGCCCAGCGGATTGTCGAAATGATTGCCCAAAGTAATACCCAGAGTAATGCTCAGGATAATACTCAAGATAATGGTAATTGCTTCGATGGAATACTGACCTCCACCTTTCTCGATGTGGCTGTGCTCCGCAGCCTCTTAGCCGCGCAAGGGATACATATTCCCGTGGTCATGTATTTTCATGAAAACCAGTTCACTTATCCCGGCCAGCAGCATGATCCTGGTATATTTCAGTTCGCCTCTGTTAATTTTACCTCTGCCCTGTGCGCGGATCGTCTAGCCTTTAATAGCCGCTACAACCTGGAGACGTTTCTGGCCGGGATTCGTTTCTATTTAAAAAAGTCAGCAGACATGGAGTTATGCCACCTTGAAGAGCAGATTCGGGCAAAGTCCGTTATACTGTATCCTGGTATTGATTTTCAGCAGATTGATGCCCAGCTGGAAGATAAGATGGGAGAGGGTAAAAAGAAAGAACCCATCATTGTCTGGAATCATCGTTGGGAACATGATAAAGATCCAGATACCTTTTTTCATACGCTGTTTGCGTTGGCTCAGGAATACCCCTTTCAGGTTATTGTGCTTGGGCAGCATTTCCGTCACCAGCCAGAGATCTTTGCGCAAGCCCAAACGGTTCTTGGTGACAGGTTGATCCACTTTGGTTATGTGAAAAGTCGGGAAGAATATGCTCGCCTGCTCATGCGGGGTGACTTTATTGTGTCCACAGCCCGCCATGAGTTTTTCGGGATCTCAGTGTTAGAGGGGGTGCGGGCCGGGTGTCGTCCTGTGGTCCCAGATCGCCTTTCTTATAGAGAACTCTTTCCGAAAAAATACAGGTATTCGGAAGGTGAACTTGAAGAGCATCTCCGACAAATATTCGCAACACCTCGTTCCTTAACAAATGATGAGGCAAGGGAATTAACAGAAGCGTATAGTTGGCCAATGCTTGGGGCAAGGTACCAGGAGTGGCTGCGATTCAAGAGGATGACAACGTGTTAACCCTACGGCGTGGAAGAGGTGTTTACTTTTTACCCTAAAATTTATTTTACAGATCATTGTTTACGTTTTACAATCTTTTTTTAAGAATTATTGTAGAATGGATGTTACAGGCTCTTTGTTTCGGGACTGAATTTTTACCGCTATCTTTTATTTTAAGCATGCCTTTACTCATCTCATGTAGAGGCGAAACTGAATGAACAATATGGCTGATAATATTATTTTGATAGGTTTTATGGGCGTTGGCAAGGGGAGAACAGCACGCGCTCTTGCCGAACAGACCAGTCGTTTTGCTGTGGATACTGATGACCTGATCGAAAGCATGGTCAATCTGAAGATAAGGGATATTTTCGCGGAACAGGGTGAGGCAGGATTTCGTCGACTGGAACAGAAAGCGGCAGACTGGCTGGAATATCATGTCAGCGGAACGGTCGTTTCCACCGGTGGTGGTTTTTTTAACGTCCGGAATCTCAATAGATTAGGAAAAATTATTTATCTGCACTCCACAGTGGAAGATATCTATCATTCCATCTGTAATCACCCAAATGCAAAAAAGAAAATAAAAAAACGCCCCTTGCTTACAGATTTGAAACAGGCTGAAGAATTATTCAAGGAACGCCTGCCCC from Candidatus Electrothrix communis encodes the following:
- a CDS encoding PEP/pyruvate-binding domain-containing protein, whose translation is MKNKEHDPHFKIFHELMSFRVQEILLVSSPYDAYILEEDGSMASRIINEYHGLNLSRPPRITRADNAEQALELLKKHHFDLVVTMAHLNGMAGCEFAVKIRERHSDIPVILLTHSVRDAINQTAFPQKPCFDNSYTWCCDSSIMLALVKNAEDQRNVDHDTEKAMVRVILLVEDSPLHRSILLPMLYEELVQQTLAVLDEGLNEQHRLLKMRARPKILTAASYEEALALFRRYRPYIFSVMSDGRFPKNGEESASAGYELLNEIRSQVPDLPLLMLSSEADNRKLAHQIPAVFIQKTNHCMAEKLHEFFIHHLGFGDFIFRTPEGMEVSRASTLYEFEQRLGTVPEESLLYHARCNHFSNWVMARTEVSLAARLHKDQVGDIDDCSVLRKDLVAKVHALRESRQQGVMTRFSTRDYDPEVTEFTRIGQGSVGGKARGVAFMASELHKIRYRHPLFRTNSIKIPQTCVIASSGFKDFIRLNKLYPDEHLSDHEIEQQFLNGDLPNWLLNDLKAYLKNIHHPLSVRSSSLLEDARYRPYAGLYHTCMLTNQEPDFNERLDQLVQAVKRVYASTWFEGPRAYSRSIGQTRADAMAVIIQQTVGRQYGDFFYPAISGVAQSYNYYPMGPMQAEDGVVHLATGFGKTVVEGEQSLRFCPAYPRHMPQFSTVEDMLNNAQRHFYCLSCATGAEPVSGMTIRQLEEAEDDEAIQFLSSTYIPEEHRIRDSRIPGPKVLTFAPILKYDVYPLADLLKEVLVLGRTGMGCEVEVEFAVDLAENSAESIFYFLQIRPIVVGNEMEQLRITEEEKAEALLFSSDALGYGRHLMQDIIFVLPESFDRARTQNYAQAIGKINRMLHQQERPFLLIGPGRWGTADPWLGIPVQWRDISGVGAIVELQDGTVRAEASQGSHFFQNITSLGIPYLMVRGQGSGDSIDWEWLLSLERESEREGVCHVRLASPFTLKVDGENKEATWSPGQR
- a CDS encoding DUF3524 domain-containing protein, giving the protein MCNDPQHILLLEPYYGGSHKAFLIGLQQQLDYRFTLLSLPARKWKMRMQLAAPWFAQRIVEMIAQSNTQSNAQDNTQDNGNCFDGILTSTFLDVAVLRSLLAAQGIHIPVVMYFHENQFTYPGQQHDPGIFQFASVNFTSALCADRLAFNSRYNLETFLAGIRFYLKKSADMELCHLEEQIRAKSVILYPGIDFQQIDAQLEDKMGEGKKKEPIIVWNHRWEHDKDPDTFFHTLFALAQEYPFQVIVLGQHFRHQPEIFAQAQTVLGDRLIHFGYVKSREEYARLLMRGDFIVSTARHEFFGISVLEGVRAGCRPVVPDRLSYRELFPKKYRYSEGELEEHLRQIFATPRSLTNDEARELTEAYSWPMLGARYQEWLRFKRMTTC
- a CDS encoding shikimate kinase — its product is MNNMADNIILIGFMGVGKGRTARALAEQTSRFAVDTDDLIESMVNLKIRDIFAEQGEAGFRRLEQKAADWLEYHVSGTVVSTGGGFFNVRNLNRLGKIIYLHSTVEDIYHSICNHPNAKKKIKKRPLLTDLKQAEELFKERLPQYRHLADIEIAVNGKTSLERAEEIAGYLCE